The [Eubacterium] eligens ATCC 27750 genome segment GAAGTATACTCTTGTGTATGACGCAGAGAAAGAGGAGAATATATCAATTATATGGCTTCAGGCGATTGATGAGCCAACACTTGCACTTCCTGTCATGAAGCCGGAATTTGTGTTTGAGACATATGATCCTGTTGTTGAGGATGAGCTTCTTAAGGCTCTCGGAGATGATATACAGGATGATAATATCAGAGTGTACTGTGCGCTTACGGTACCACGGGATATTACTAAGATGACAATTAATCTTAAAGCTCCTATCATTGTTGATTTTGATACGATGAAGGGAATACAGCTTATAGCAGATAATTCTGAATATCAGGTAAGATATC includes the following:
- the fliW gene encoding flagellar assembly protein FliW, which codes for MKVQTKWFGEIEVSEDKIITFDKGIIGFEDWKKYTLVYDAEKEENISIIWLQAIDEPTLALPVMKPEFVFETYDPVVEDELLKALGDDIQDDNIRVYCALTVPRDITKMTINLKAPIIVDFDTMKGIQLIADNSEYQVRYPIYDILKKEEN